The nucleotide sequence GTGAATTACTGCCACGAGTACGCATCCGCTTTGTGTCAGTGTCTGAGCTCAACAGTTCAGGACTGGGTAGCCAAGAATTCCAGCAGCAACCTTGGTTGATGGATGACATCTTTACTAAAGATAAAGGCGTGGTGTTTAACTATCACGGTTACCCTAACACCATCAAAAAACTGGTGTTTGATTACAAGGGCAGCCACAGATTCCGCATTAAAGGCTATGAAGAAGAAGGCTCAACCACCACTCCATTTGATATGGGCGTGCGTAACGGTACTTCCCGCTACCACTTAGTGATTGATATGGCTTACAAGTTATTCCAGCAAGGAGTCATAGATGAGACTCAGCATGTGGCTATCACCACAGATATGCTGCAACGCTTGGTAGACCATAAGAATTACATTAAGGCCAATGGTGTTGATCCTGAATATTTAGAAAACTGGATTTGGACGCGCTAAAAACTGAATGTTGACGCGCTGACAGTTAACTCAAATCAGTAACCATTAACACCATAAAACGCCTTCATCATGAAGGCGTTTTTTATGGCAAAAATTGAGTTATTAGTGAAAATCCCGCAAAAGTTAAGCTTTAGCCGCTGCCAATAAACTTCCTAGCACCTTGGTGGTTTTGGCTTTGACCGAGCGCCAATGGGTGACCGGAATTACGGGGGCATTAGTGATTATGTCATCAAAATCTGCGGCGCTAACTTGCACTTGACCGCCATGAGCAAGCAGTAAAAACTTAGGAGCTAACTGCTTAATTTTCATTAGCGAATGGCGATATCTATTAGGATAAAACAATGGATAAGGCGCAATACATTGCCCCTTCACTTTCACCAGTAAGTCAGCCACATACACCCAATTTTCACTCAAGCTATAAAGCGCTAAGTCTCTGTCGGTATGGCCTTGGCACAGCAACACTTGCCAATCGTCAAACCCTGGCAATAGGTTGCCATCATCAAGCTTAACATCGAGTGTTAATCTGCGGCTGTACCATAAGTTGCGTTTAGGCTTGCCCATGCGCTTTGCCACCCACTTAGCAAGCCAGATATCAGTTAAGTGCATCATAATGCCATCAAAACCTGAGTACCAATCACCAGCAATATTAGCGCCCGCAAGCTTAGCACCGGTTTTTCGTCGCAATAATGCCGCCCCGCCCGCATGATCTGGGTGCATATGGGTAACAAGTATTAAGCGCAAATCGCTTAACGGCCTATTTAACTCAGTTTCAATAAATTGGCATACGGTGGCGACATCGGCGCGGCTACAACCATCAAGCAGCAGTATCTTGTCGCTATAAGCCACCAGATAAATAGTCTGAATATAACCTTGGATAAAATGCAGGGTAAACATAGTCATACTCACAAGGGATAGAGCATGACTATGTCGAATGACAGTCGATGACTCAACAATTAGTTAACAGTGGCTACGCCGTGAAACGCTAAGCTCGGCTCACATTTTTAGATCACGGCTTAACTCTATGGCTGATGCATTTCATAAATTCTATACTCGGGGATAAAATAATCCGCCATGCATCGGCATCATCATCGGTATAGCGACTATCAACTTGCGGCAGCGTTTCCACAAAGGCATCGAGCCATAATGGGAATTGACTGTCTTTAATCCCCATGGTTTGATGACGAATGGCTAATTTCGTTAAATCGTCATCACTCACCCGCACCGATGAAAAATACACCATATAGGCCAATGAGTGCTTAAATACGTGCCTTTGAGTGTTCATATCTAAGGCTTCGATGCGGGACTTAATATCTGGGCATTTACTGGTGAGTTTGTAATAAAAAATTTCTATAAATTCATCATAGTAGCGTTTAGTTATCCGCTCGTAACTGGCATTAAAAATCGCATTGTAATCTTTCATCCGTGAACCTTTTCATTACGCTAATACCACTTCCTGGCGGCTTGGCGAGCAAGTTAACCAAGCCCTGTATTCATCTTAGACTAAAAAACTGGCCTAAAGCTAAAATACTCAACTAACTTGTTGGCAGTGAAATAGCGCACGGACGTATAGAAAACATCGGGTTATCATAGTTAAAAAACTAAGAGAGTTCCCTATGTTTCATAAGTCAAACGTATTACCACAACCCCATAAAATCATTCTCGATACCGACCCCGGTATTGACGATGCTATGGCTATTTTATTTGCAGAGGCGCATCCCAACCTTGATCTCAAGGCGCTCACTATCGTTTATGGCAACGCTACCCTTGACGATGGCATTCAAAATGCGCTCTTTATTAAAAACAAATTTAACTGTCAATTTGAGGTAGTTGCAGGGGCGAGTGTGCCACTTAAGCGCCCTGCAGTGGGCGCTACGGTTGCAGTCCATGGCCCCCATGGTTTAGGGGATGTAGTTGCGCCGCCGCAAACTGTGGCGATTGATGAGCGCCCAGCGTATCAGTACATAATAGATACCATTCACGCCCATCCTGGTGAAATCACTTTGGTGGCTGTAGGGCCATTAACTAACTTAGCGCTAGCCTTGCAAATGGATGCCAGTATTTGCTCGTTAGTAAAACAAGTGGTGATCATGGGCGGCGCCTTTGGTGAACATGGCCACAGAGGCAATGTGACCCCCTACGCTGAAGCCAATATTCATGATGACCCCCATGCTGCAGATATAGTGTTAAGTGCGCCTTGGCCGGTAGTTGTGATTGGTCTTGATGTCACCCAGCAAAGCTTTTTTAGCAGCGACTATTTAGATGCATTACGTGATGATGCACTCCTCACACAGAGCGCTGACGCCTGTCAGTTTATCCATGATGTTAGCCGTTACTACTTACGCTTTTATGCCGATAAACTTGGGCTCGCGGGCTGTCATGTGCATGACCCATCGGCCATAGCTTATGTGCTACAACCTGAGCTCTTTAGCTTGCGCCAAGGCCCAATTTGCGTGGTCACCGAAGGGCCAGCTATCGGCATGACACTGCAAAAGTTTGATGGCAAACGCTATCCTATGGATGACTGGGAAAGTGCGGCAAATCAACAAGTGGGCGTAGAAGTTGATGCCAGCGCCTTACTTGAGCTCTATCGCACTACGCTGCTGGCTTACATGCCAAAATGCTAAGAGCTTATCGCTAAGCACTTAGCACTTAGCACTAGACATTTAGTCAGTACGCCACAAAAAAAGGCCAGCATAACTCGTATGCTGGCCTTTTTATTAGTTAGACATAGATGGGCAATTAAGCGCTTGGAATTTGTGAAGCTAATAACCACAAAGCTAACACAATAAAAACTAAGCCCATGGCTTTATTTTGGTATTGCCTAAATTTAGGTTTCGCCAACAATTTCTGTCCATGATCGCCAATCAAGGCCACCAGCAATAAGTTAAAACTTAAGCCAGCCACATTGAGCACTAAGCCTAGCGCCAGTAATTGCTGGGCAGAAGACGCGCTAATATCCATAGACACAAATTGCGGCAAAAACAGCACAAAGAACATTAATGCCTTCGGGTTCAGCAAATTGCTAAACACGGCGCGGCGATACAAACGCTTAGCCATGCCTTGGCTACCACTAAGTTCGGTGGTGGCATCATCTGGCGCTGCGCGCCAACAATCCCAGCCCATCTTAAGTAAATAGGCGCCGCCAAGAAGCTTTAATAACTCCAAGGCCATAGGCTGCATAGCGATTATGCTTGATACACCCACGGCGGCGAGTAAAGTCAGCACTAAGCCTGCGGTAGCATTACCAAGACTTGCGTAAACGCCTACGCGCTTACCATAAGTGATGCTGGCAGACGTTATCAGCAGCATGTCAGGGCCTGGGATCAGTAAAAGGGCAAGAACCGCAGTTAAATATAAGGGAAGTAAAGCTAAATCAATCATCACTCACACAAGGTGAAAAAAATTCAAGTGGCGATTGTAGAGATTTTTACCATCAAATAAAGAGATTCTTGCCAGAAATTACGCTTTTATCTCAGTGACAGGATCAATTGGCGCTGGTGTTTCTTCTTTTTTAACTTCGATAACTTCTGGCGCTGGCACAGGTTTTGGCGCGAGTTTTAACACCGGCTTTTGCAAAATTAATGAGTTAGGATAAGTCACGACATCGCCATTGTCACGGCGGATAAGTACATGAAATAAGGCAATTTCTTTGATGGTGCCGCTAATATCTTCATCCTTATCCACAACTTTAATGCGCTCGCCAATGCGATAAGGAAAAACGAAGAAAATCAGTACGCCCGAGGCGATATTACTTAAAATCGACCACTGGGCAATAAACGCTACCCCTAAGATGGCAAACATAGAAGAGACAAACACGGTAATGTCTTGATAGCCAAAGCCCAAAGTCACAGCCAGTAAAGACACTGTCGTAAACATCAATAAGCCAATAAAAAAGCGGGTCACCAGCGCCGCACGCGCAGGACTAACTTGCTTTTGCTTAGCTAAGCCTTTAATCCAAATGCGCACCCGCGACTGTAAAAAGTAAAATGCGCTGAGATAAAGTAGCACCAGTAATATCTTTAACATTATCAATTGATATCCATAGAAATTAATCGCACAAATATAAAGGCATTAGCCAGTTATTCCAAGTGACATCTATCTATGTTGCATTGCAACTAACCTGCCGCCCATAAAAAAAGGGCCGCAGTGCGACCCTTTTAGTGCAGCTTAAGCTTAATGCTTATTTGATGCGCTGATGTAACTCTTGCACTGAAGTGACTTTAGAGCGGTCATCGGCGGCGTAAGCCATACAAGTGGCAAAGGCAGCATTCATAGTGGTGGTGTATTGCACCTTATAGCGCAGGGCGCCACCACGTAATTGACGAGAATCGGCAATGGCTTGGCGACCTTCAGTGGTATTGACTATGTAGGTGTATTCACCATTCTTGATGCGGTCAAGAATGTGTGGACGACCTTCATGCACCTTGTTCACTAAGCGTGGATTAATGCCCGCTTCCCCAAGCACAACTGCGGTGCCGTGAGTTGCATCGATTTGATAACCAAGCTCAATTAACTTAGAGGCTAAGTCTACTACTCGCTTCTTATCGCTATTGCGCACCGATAATAAGGCGCGGCCAGTTTTAGGAATATCTTTCACCGAACCTAACTGCGCTTTGGCATATGCTTCTGCGAAAGTATCACCTACGCCCATCACTTCACCGGTTGAGCGCATTTCAGGGCCTAACAGTGGGTCAACGCCTGGGAACTTGTTAAAGGGCAGAACCACTTCTTTGACTGAGAAATACGGTGGAATAACTTCTTTAGTGAAGTTCTGCTCTTTTAATGATTTTCCAGCCATCACCCGTGCAGCAATCTTAGCTAATGGAACACCCGTGGCTTTAGAGACAAATGGCACAGTACGGGCAGCGCGCGGGTTAACTTCAATCATATAGATTTCGTTATTTTTAACCGCAAACTGCACGTTCATTAAACCCACTACCCCAAGCTCAAAGGCAAGGTTTCTCACCTGAGCGCGCATTTGGTTTTGAATGTCTTGGCTTAAGGTATATGGCGGCAGCGAACAACCTGAGTCACCTGAGTGCACACCGGCTTGCTCAATGTGTTCCATGATGGCGCCAACCACAACATCTGTGCCATCACATACCGCATCGATATCAACTTCAATGGCATCATCTAAGAAGCGGTCTAACAAGACTGGCGATGAGTTAGAAACCTTTACGGCTTCATTAAAGTAGCGGCGTAAGTCTTGCTCGTCATACACGATTTCCATCGCGCGGCCACCCAGCACGTACGATGGACGCACGACTAGCGGGTAACCAATACGCTCAGCACTGATCACCGCGCCTTCTACTGTAGTCACAGTATCATTTTCAGGCTGCTTCATGCCTAAGCGCTGAATGGCCTTTTGAAAACGCTCTCTATCTTCAGCTCTATCAATAGCATCTGGGCTAGTACCAATCACAGGTACGCCAGCGGCCTCTAACGCGCGCGCTAGTTTTAACGGTGTTTGACCGCCGTATTGCACGATAACGCCTTTAGGCTGTTCAACGCGCACGATTTCCAGTACGTCTTCTAAAGTGACTGGCTCAAAGTAGAGGCGATCTGAAGTGTCGTAATCGGTTGATACGGTTTCTGGGTTACAGTTCACCATAATGGTTTCATAACCGTCTTCGCGCAGGGCTAAGGCCGCGTGCACGCAGCAATAATCAAACTCAATACCTTGGCCAATACGGTTTGGACCGCCGCCTAACACCATGATCTTGTCACGGTTTGATGGCGCCGCTTCACACTCTTCTTCATAAGTAGAGTACATGTAAGCGGTATCGGTTGAAAACTCTGCCGCGCAGGTATCAACGCGCTTGTACACAGGGTAAATATCAAAGCGATGACGGGTTTTACGCATTTCGCCTTCGCTAATGCCTAACAGTTCAGATAAACGCGCATCCGAGAAACCTTTGCGCTTAAACTGACGTAAATTAGTGGCATTTAAGCCCGCCATGCCAAGGTGTTTAACCTCATTTTCAAGCTGAATAATTTGCTCTAACTGAGCTAAGAACCAAGGGTCGATATTGGTTTGAGCAAACACTTCTTGCATGCTCATGCCAGCGCGGAACGCATCGCCTATGTACCAAATGCGATCGCATCCTGGCTCTTTTAATTCATGGCGGATGCGGCTCATGGCGTCGCTATCATTTAAATCTGTGATAGGGTCTAAACCGTTACGGCCCACTTCTAAGCCGCGCAGCGCTTTTTGCAAAGACTCTTGGAAAGTACGGCCAATGGCCATGACTTCGCCCACTGACTTCATCTGTGTGGTTAATCTGTCATTAGCGCCAGCGAACTTTTCAAAGTTAAAGCGCGGCACTTTAGTCACAACATAATCAATCGCTGGCTCAAATGATGCTGGCGTCTTACCACCCGTAATATCGTTAGTCAGCTCATCTAAGGTAAAGCCTACCGCCAGCTTTGCCGCGATTTTAGCAATCGGGAAACCTGTGGCTTTGGACGCTAATGCTGATGAACGCGACACCCTAGGGTTCATTTCAATCAGCACCATACGGCCATCTTTTGGGTTAATACCAAACTGGACGTTTGAACCACCGGTTTCTACACCAATTTCACGCAATACTGCCATCGAGGCATTACGCATTAATTGATATTCTTTATCGGTTAAGGTTTGCGCTGGCGCTACGGTAATTGAGTCACCAGTGTGTACGCCCATAGGGTCGAAGTTTTCGATGGCACAAACTATGATGCAGTTATCTTTGCTATCACGCACCACTTCCATCTCATACTCTTTCCAACCAATCAGAGATTCATCGATAAGCAGTTCTTTGGTTGGCGATAAATCTAAACCGTTCGAACAGATATCCTCAAACTCTTCCTTGTTGTAAGCGATACCGCCGCCGGTGCCACCCATAGTGAATGATGGGCGAATGATACAAGGGAAGCCCACCATATCGAGAACCTTATAGGCTTCTTCCATATTGTGCGCTATGCCGGCGCGCGGGCATTCTAAACCGATAGACTTCATGGCCAAGTCAAAACGGCGTCTGTCTTCGGCTTTATCGATAGCATCGGCAGTAGCGCCAATCATTTCGACATTGAACTCTTCCAGCACACCGCGGCGCTCAAGCTCAAGGGCGCAGTTCAGTGCGGTTTGGCCACCCATTGTCGGCAAAACCGCATCAGGGCGCTCTTTGGCTATGATGTTACGCACCACTTCCCAATGGATAGGCTCGATATAAGTGGCATCAGCCATGTCAGGGTCGGTCATGATAGTGGCTGGGTTAGAGTTCACTAAGATAACTCGATAACCTTCTTCACGCAGCGCCTTACAGGCCTGCGCACCTGAGTAATCGAACTCACAGGCTTGACCGATAACAATTGGGCCTGCGCCCAAGATGAGAATACTTTTTATATCTGTACGTTTTGGCATGGCTAAATTCGGCTCCCTAATGAATTACTTGGCGTGATGACGAAATTCTTCAATCAACTCAATAAAGTGATCGAACAAAGGCGCACAATCATGCGGACCCGGACTCGCTTCAGGGTGTCCCTGGAAGCTAAAGGCTGGCTTATCAGTTAAGTGAATGCCTTGCAGCGAACCATCAAACAAGGATTTATGGGTCACCTTAATGTTGGCTGGCAAGGTGGCTTCATCCGCCGCAAAACCATGGTTTTGACTGGTGATCATCACAGTGCCTTTAACTAAATCCGCGACCGGATGGTTAGCGCCATGGTGGCCAAACTTCATTTTTTCGGTAGTCGCGCCGCTCGCTAGCGCCAACAACTGATGACCTAAACAGATACCAAACACAGGAATGTTTGTGGTTAAAATCTGCTTAATTGCACTAATGGCGTAATCGCACGGGGCTGGGTCGCCTGGACCGTTAGATAAGAACACGCCGTCTGGCTTCATCGCTAATACAACGTCAGCGGGCGTTTGCGCTGGCACGACTGTGACATCACATCCGCGGTCAACCAACATACGTAAGATATTTTGCTTAACACCGTAATCGTAAGCGACCACTTTGTAGCGCAGTTCACTTTCTGGGGTGTCTGATGGTAAGCCCGAGGCTAAGCGCCAGCTGCCTTTACGCCATGAGTAAGTGTCTTTAGTCGTCACTTCTTTAGCTAAATCTAGACCTTTTAGCCCAGGGAAGGCTTTGGCCGCCGCCAAGGCTTTAGCAATATCGTCTTCGCCCACTAAGAGGCAACCGGCTTGCGCGCCTTTTTCACGTAAAATACGGGTTAATTTGCGCGTATCTATATCAGCAATCCCAACCACATTGTTGGTTTTAAGATAGTCTGAAAGGGATTGTTGATTACGGAAGTTACTAGCGAGGAGGGGAAGATCTCTGATGATTAGACCACATGCATGAACAGCATTGGATTCGCAATCTTCATCATTAGTACCGGTATTGCCGATATGGGGATAAGTCAGGGTAACTATTTGGCGCGAATAAGAGGGGTCAGTGAGAATTTCTTGATAACCCGTCATTGAAGTATTAAAAACGACTTCACCAACTGCTATCCCATCCGCACCAATGGCTATGCCAGAAAATACGGTTCCATCTTCGAGTACAAGTAAGGCAGACTTTGTCAACATGACCTCCGAGAGACAATCCACTGAAATTATTGATTTTATGTGTTTGGATCTACCAATTTCCGCGTAAATACGAAATTTTGACAAATTCCGAGGATTATACGGCATCGCACCGCCACCGTCTAGGCCTTCAGCGCAGCGTTTATAAAAAAACCGCCAATTTGGCGGTTTAGTATCAAATCTAGCGGCTAAGCCCTAAAACTTGCTGCATATCATATTGGCCTGGGCCTTGATTGTTGAGCCAAATTGCGGCCCGCATTGCCCCATTGGCAAAGGTCATGCGGCTTGATGCCTTATGAGTTATTTCTAAACGCTCGCCAATATCGGCAAACATAGCGGTATGTTCACCCACCAGATCGCCGGCGCGAATCGTGGCAAAACCTATAGTATTGTGATCACGCTCACCAGTAATGCCTTCGCGGCCATAGACGGCGCAGCTTTCTAGATCGCGCCCTAAAGTATCAGCTATCACCTCCCCCATTTTTAAGGCGGTGCCGCTTGGGGCATCTTTCTTAAATCTGTGGTGGCCTTCGATAATTTCGATATCGCAGTAATCGCCCATGACTTCTGAGGCGAGTTCCAGCAACTTAAACATCAAATTAACGCCAACTGACATGTTAGGCGCCAGCACTACTGGGGTTTGTTCAGCAAAAGCTGATATTTCTTCCTTTTGCGCACTATTAAAGCCTGTAGTACCAATAACTATGGCTTTGCCATGTTTCACGCACCAATCAAGATGGCCAAGTGTCGCCTCAGGAGAAGTAAAATCAATTAACACATCAAAACTGTCCACCACAGCATCTAAACTGGCCGCAATGGTGACATCCAGTTTACCAACGCCCGCCAATTCACCAGCATCAACGCCAATGAGGGATGAGCCTGGGCGCTCAATGGCAGCACCTAAAGTAATCTGTGGATGATTAGCCGCCGCTTCAATTAAGGTGCGGCCCATACGACCGGCAGCCCCGACTATGGCGATATTGATAGATTCATTCATGTTATTTCTCCTAAAAAAACGCCGGCAGCGCCGGCGTATTCACTGCGGATTAAATAATATCCAACAGTTCCACTTCAAATACTAAAGCAGAGTAAGGCGGGATAGCCGCGCCAGCGCCACGCTCGCCATAAGCCAGGTTTTGTGGCACGAACAGCTTCCACTTAGAACCAGCAGGCATTAATTGCAGGGCTTCAGTCCAACCAGCGATTACGCCAGATACTGGGAATTCAGCAGGTTGACCACGAGTCACTGAGCTATCAAACACGTCACCATTGGTGAAAGTACCATGGTAGTGAGTGCGAACTGTGCTGTCTAAGCTTGGCTTTTCGCCAGTGCCTTCAGTGATGATTTCGTATTGCAGACCAGAATCAGTCACAAATACGCCTTCACGCTTAGCGTTTTCAGCTAAGAAAGCTTCGCCTGCAGCAGATGCAGCTTCAGCAGCTTGCTCTTGAGCCAGCTGTAAACGACGGCTAATTTCGGTAAAGGCAACTTGCAAGTCTTCCATAGCAACTTGGCTATCTTTATCTTCAAATGCGTCAGCAAGACCGGCTTGAACTGCAGCGATATCGATACCTTCGAATGGATTGGCGGCTAACTGCTCGCCCATTTGACGACCTACGCCGTAACTAGCTTGTTGTTCTACAGTGGTAAATTGTTGAGACATAACCAAACTCTCTGTCTGTGAGTGAAAAAATCGGCCGATGATAACACATGCCTAGCAAGAATTCTTGCCAGTAATATTCAGATCATTTATCTCATCGGCATTGAAGTGGATTTTTAGCTAATGCTTGCTGATATTCGCCCTGCCATCTTGGCTGCAGCGCTTGTAAATCAGTAATGCGGCTATCTGCTGATGGATGCGTTGATAGCAACTCAAGGGGCTGCGAAGCGCTCATTTTATCCATCTTTTGCCATAAGGTTACGGCCGCTTGCGGGTTAAAGCCGGCTTGTGCCATGAGTACCATGCCAAGGGTATCGGCTTCTGTTTCTTGGGCGCGGCTAAAGGGCAAAGTTAAACCAAGCTCTGTGCCCATATCTAACGCCGCCATGACTAAGTCACGGTTTTCAACCTCAGCCACATCTAACACTAAATTGGCGACATTAAGCCCGAGCCCCTTCATTTCGCCGCGAGAGACTTGCTCATTGCCGTGGCGCGATAACACGTGGGCAATTTCATGGGCGAGCACAGCCGCTAGCTCATCTTGGGTGTTCGCAAGCTTGAGCATGCCATCATAAATACCGATATAACCGCCTGGTAGTGCAAACGCATTAGCTTCATGCGACTTAAATACTTGTACCTGCCACTGCCTATTGGTATCAAGCGGCGTGACTAAGCGCGTGACTATGCAATTAACATAAGCATTCACGCTGGCATTACGGTTTTGCGGTAACTGGGCGCGCATTTGCTCAAATCTTTGCTGGCCTTGCGCCGCCATATCTTGCTCAGAAAATAGCAGCACTTGTTTACGGCCAGTGGGCGACTGGGTATATGCATCGCACCCTGTGAGCGCCAACAAGGTCAATAAACTTATCATTAAAGGGCGATATGCCCGAAAGACTGCCATTTATTCCTCCATCAACCATGCTAAACAATGCGAAAAGCCAAGGCAGCTTAACAAGACGCCTTGATAAGGTACCTTAATGAGTGCGCGACGATAAACCTAGCGTGTACTAGCCTGTACTAGCGTGCCAGTAAGGCTTATCTAGAGATATGGGGATGACAGCCTCTTAACCCAAGTGTTGCAATCAAAAACTTGTTAAGCCTTAAGCTCTATGCCAGTAAGCTATCTATGAGTTCCGCAAGCCGAGCTAATTTAACATTAGTGAGCTGGCGATAATCAAAATACGGGCACACAAGCAAGCGCTGCGCCCTATCAATGGCAAATTCATGATCAAGCCAATCAAGCTCAGCCGTTATCAGCCCGCGGGCAATTAACTGCTTAGCATAAGTGCGCCCCATGATGATATGCACTGAGTTAGAACTTAACTCTGGCTCAGTGAGCGAAGCGCCCAGCGGCAATGAGGTAACATCCAAAGGCACGCTAAAAAGTAGTGCGGTATCACTGCCAGCTTGCAGCAAAGCTTGATCGCGATAATCTTGCCAGCAGTGATAGTTATGCCGCTCACGGCTAACATCATATTTGATAGCAAACATCAGCTTGGCATAGACACTAAACACCTTGCGCCAGCCATTACCGCACGCACCCGCTATGGCAGC is from Shewanella sp. SNU WT4 and encodes:
- a CDS encoding M48 family metallopeptidase yields the protein MAVFRAYRPLMISLLTLLALTGCDAYTQSPTGRKQVLLFSEQDMAAQGQQRFEQMRAQLPQNRNASVNAYVNCIVTRLVTPLDTNRQWQVQVFKSHEANAFALPGGYIGIYDGMLKLANTQDELAAVLAHEIAHVLSRHGNEQVSRGEMKGLGLNVANLVLDVAEVENRDLVMAALDMGTELGLTLPFSRAQETEADTLGMVLMAQAGFNPQAAVTLWQKMDKMSASQPLELLSTHPSADSRITDLQALQPRWQGEYQQALAKNPLQCR